The Aedes aegypti strain LVP_AGWG chromosome 1, AaegL5.0 Primary Assembly, whole genome shotgun sequence sequence ACACTGAACCGCTTTCTTTGCCAGATGCAAAGCTCAAAGATCTCCAAGGACTGCTTCCATATATCCAGCAGAAGGAGTATTACCAAACGTTCCTTAAATGCTTGGTTCCAGTTAAACGAGGACGTAAGGCAAAGTCAACTAAAGAAGACGATTTCGAAAACGATCTGGATCTTGAAGATGATGAATAATCCGAGAAATTGTAACCGAGGTTGTAGCAGCGCTTTGTACACCTTTTCGTTAAGATGAAATCAAAGCTTTAACGATTACTGGAATTAATCAGGATCATAGTAATTaatgatatcaaaaatgttaatcagTAATCACAATTTTTCAAGATTTGATAATTAATCATTGCAATACTAAGTTTTAATCAAAAATCATTATCATAATTATAAAGCTTGctcaatttaatcagaaatcaTAATCAAACATCAAATCATCAATCATTACTTATATGCATAAATAAAGGTGCTGTTATATAAAAGTatccaatttgtttcattttaaacataattttcagcaaaaaataacTGTTTATAGAAATATTACGTTCAAAAGCCCTTGAAGTTAGTCGTTAAATTTATTTTCCTGCATCAATTTCACCCGACATTACGGTATGTTCGTTTACCCATGATCTTCTGTtcatttatgaaaataatgcttGTTGGTTAAAATGGACATAAAGTCTCCCTAAATATTGATAAAGTAATTAATCATTAtggtaaggcttgtcacacttgCCACCCTCCTCCCTTCTTGGACTGTGTTATAATATGTGCATGACCATGAAGTTGGTGGCAAGATCCTTTTAATTTTTGGAACCACTGTCGtagattcaaaaaaatcattatcaCGGGGAATACTGGGTCAATCTACCCCTCTCTCCCCTTGAAGATTCTGTAGCCACCTAAACATCGAATCTCAAACACGAAATTACATGTTACTAACTTACATAACTGCCAATACAGCGGCCACATCCTCGAGGATCTGAATATGCAACGCTTTTAAATGTTACTTTGCCAccttatcaaataaaaaaatagtaaaatctGTGGGATGCCGATTGTTGTATGCAATTTAATAGCGTAATGAATCTGCGCAGTCTGAAAAAAACCTTACTTAACTTCCTTTTCTCTAGTTTTCATAAGATTTTATAAACCGACGTATATGCACATTCAAATCAAAAACCGGTGGAACTGATTTGACTCAAGTGCAAAACGAACTGTCAAGCCGACGTATCAAGCAAGGTGTATGAACAATCAAGGTATAGTATCGACGAATTATTATGGTGTATGTGAGAGTAACAAAACAAAAGggtgtattttaaaattaatcatatTTTAAATCCAATCTAAAACAAATCGACATTGTTTCACATTGCTTAAAAAGAGTGTTCTTTTACGCATCTAACAATAAATAcagcaaatggaaaaatgcaatACATTTTAAATAGGATTTAAAATGATTTGCAATATATTGCATCGCAGTTTTCTCGATCCTTCTCAATTGTTAGATACgtcgttttgaaaaattacgcttgaaatgtcagcttccgcgtatctttcttacacggagaaatatttttatctaacttttgagtttactttacccaaaattaagtatatcgattatagtttcaacccaaaatctctcggttttctctttctcccacacgaatgttgtcaaacatagagagagctgcatcttcCCAATAggggcccaataagccaaatttgggtaaatgctacttttcttatgtttgggtcgaaagcactcaattttgtgttaaatcaacccaaaattgagtatatttttctaatggaattaaagccaaactacctagtggggaccttggaaatttagccaaaattgagttattgggctcaactacggaattgcgttgaaacaacccaaaattgagttgaattccgtctccgtgtataaAGGATCACGACTGACAGCAGGTGAAAAAGCACATATACATGTACATTATAGTTCTAcatatggacttatccacggtcttcttttatcctcgactttctttttcttttctgctctaaatgcgggcaatgttgacattaaatgacatccggaccaacatccggacaacgaatgttcaccggatgaacacgaagtggatgaatgtacaacgaaatcgttcattttttgtaaacacggcccgcagtgaAGGTTTTCTttccgctggaagttgcagcgtgacttcatcgtagattagttcatggAGACTTCAATACGACGGCACTCAGACGTCAAAAGCAATTTTACATCTACTCTTGACATTCGATTGCTTTTTAATTGGAATATTTGCCAatcagcgaacatccaaccaatGAGTCATTCCAACGAGCGAATTCCTACTGTATTTTAAAACGGAATTTGCTTACACATCGTTTAAAAATTCCAACACCTTGTGAACAATCACACTGAACTGTCAACAATGTGAGGATAATTCGGTTACCGTAATATGGCCTTCAacgataggactgacagctaaaagtgtgaatGCTCCCGAAACGAAAGGGTTAACACGACATGCGAGTGTTATCAGAGCTCATCATTTTCAACAAGAGAGACAAGGTGGACAAGAAAGACAAGAAAGACACCCCGATAAAAACCTACCATTCAGTAAATGGAATAAaccaataatatacaatataacgtattggatacaacaCAGTGTAttgtacagtcatccctccatgagtcgatgttccattactccattatcgactcatggaaccatactaaaaacgtAAAATCATGTTTACTATGATGATCCCTTCAAAGAATAGcagttccatgactcgatatttgcatgagtcgatggtcccttcaatatcggcTCATGGAGGTTTATAAAGACGTTTCTCATAAGGActtttcgcatacggacgtttggatgtttcgcataaagcagtttcatatacGAACAGGGAGCATttcaaagaaggcatataattctgacTATGCCAAATgtcgattatgccaaacgtccgtatgcgaaacgtccttatgtgaaacgtctttatgcgaagtATCCCATCCCTGACTGTAATTGCATATCGAGGTAACATTTCTTTTGATTGAATATACAAttcaatatattgtaacagaacactgcATTGGTTTTTAAAGgttttattggttttataccttgcaattttggtcaaattattATTCTCGTGTAAAACAACTGTTACTTTTTTCTGTAGAGTTTGACAGACAGAAGTAAACAATACAAGTTAAAAAAGCAAGAATTATTAGGTGAAAAATATTAGCACATtaggatttgtaaaaataagtgCAACAAAGCAACTATGTTGAAGATCTATAGTTCTATATAGTAGTTGAAATCCTTTTGTTACTGTTATCACAAATATCCGGTAAGTTGGGAATAATCCactaaaatatttacaaattctATTCTTTTCACCACCCATAAATATACATTGTGTTGAATTATCTGTGTATTGTAAAGCACTAAATTtattaccaataaaaaaaacaatgttgcgCATCTATTTTTaggcagaagtttttacaagtgcggaaacgctaataaaagtgtgcaattgcatcaaatcgagTAGGTGTTTTCGGAGTATTTATTCATCGcaaatcaaagaataagtgcgTCTTCAGAGCAACATGACATGAAtcgatgcaatcccgcacttttattcacatttttgcACTTATTAGGctgcacttcgcagtccagtggtgaaaaaaaACACATCTTGTTGCTTTTTTCGAAGctatgtatgagaaaatatcaatacttgtattgttacgatacttaacaacTTATACGTTATATTATAAAAAACCTCAACAAGACAGACAAGACAGACAAGACAGACAAGACAGACAAGACAGACAAGACAGACAAGACAGACAAGACAGACAAGACAAGACAGACAAGACAGACAAGACAGACAAGACAGACAAGACAGACAAGACAGACAAGACAGACAAGACAGACAAGACAGACAAGACAGACAAGACAGACAAGACAGACAAGACAGACAAGACAGACAAGACAGACAAGACAGACAAGACAGACAAGACAAGACAGACAAGACAGACAAGACAGACAAGACAGACAAGACAGACAAGACAGACAAGACAGACAAGACAGACAAGACAGACAAGACAGACAAGACAGACAAGACAGACAAGACAGACAAGACAGACAAGACAGACAAGACAGACAAGACAGACAAGACAGACAAGACAGACAAGACAGACAAGACAGACAAGACAGACAAGACAGACAAGACAGACAAGACAGACAAGACAGACAAGACAGACAAGACAGACAAGACAGACAAGACAGAGAGATAAGGAAGACGTGAAAGACGAGAAAGACGAGAAAGGTGAGAATGGCGCGAAAGGCGAGAAAGGCGCGAAAGGCGAGAAAGGCGAGAAAGGCGAGAAAGGCGAGAAAGACGAGAAAGACGAGAAA is a genomic window containing:
- the LOC110674180 gene encoding protein PXR1-like, which translates into the protein MRVLSELIIFNKRDKVDKKDKKDTPIKTYHSRDKEDVKDEKDEKGENGAKGEKGAKGEKGEKGEKGEKDEKDEKDEKDEKDEKDEKDEKDEKDEKDEKD